The following are encoded in a window of Arctopsyche grandis isolate Sample6627 chromosome 4, ASM5162203v2, whole genome shotgun sequence genomic DNA:
- the mRpS24 gene encoding mitochondrial ribosomal protein S24, which yields MSSQLTRLLQTQINPIWNGLNQLKNGVHTSAVVCRVQSGKYRITPKRNRPLTYEMANPPAHIADKKSWNSWNTSNMKGGLRRSETAIEDLFIRKFMVGTWHSLVLSEVTIKRQFNHIRIGAIIRQGLPQSKMYFLIGYSEELLANWLQCPITLELQTTEKRTDVIFKYI from the exons ATGTCTTCTCAATTAACTAGATTGTTACAGACG CAAATCAATCCTATTTGGAATGGTTTAAATCAACTAAAGAATGGAGTCCACACCTCAGCAGTCGTTTGCCGAGTCCAATCGGGCAAATACAGAATTACACCGAAGCGGAACAGACCACTTACATACGAGATGGCGAATCCACCAGCTCACATAGCTGACAAGAAGTCGTGGAACTCATGGAACACGT CTAACATGAAAGGAGGCTTAAGACGCTCGGAGACGGCCATTGAAGATTTATTCATTAGAAAATTTATGGTAGGAACTTGGCACAGCCTGGTTCTCTCAGAAGTCACCATAAAAAGGCAATTCAACCATATCAGAATAGGTGCGATCATAAGACAAGGTTTACCTCAATCTAAAATGTACTTCCTCATCGGTTATTCAGAAGAGTTATTAGCGAATTGGTTGCAGTGCCCGATCACTTTAGAATTACAAACAACCGAGAAACGTACTGATgttatatttaagtatatataa